The following are encoded in a window of Candidatus Fluviicola riflensis genomic DNA:
- a CDS encoding rRNA methyltransferase: MQTNNIQGYCAIGVFNAKTEHNVGTLWRSAYILGASYIFTVGKRYKKQTSDVLKTWARIPYFHYDTIEDLFENIPYDCRLIGIELTEEATMLHDFQHPQRAIYLLGSEDQGLPQSVLDKCHFTVKLPGNSSLNVAVTGSIVLHDRVAKNPIELPENHKG, encoded by the coding sequence ATGCAAACCAACAACATTCAGGGATATTGCGCTATTGGCGTGTTCAATGCCAAAACCGAACACAATGTCGGTACGCTTTGGCGTTCGGCTTATATTTTGGGCGCGAGTTATATTTTCACGGTTGGAAAACGCTACAAAAAACAAACCTCTGACGTATTGAAAACATGGGCGCGTATCCCCTACTTTCATTATGATACCATCGAAGATTTATTCGAGAACATTCCCTACGATTGTCGTTTGATTGGAATAGAGTTAACAGAAGAAGCTACAATGCTCCACGATTTTCAACATCCGCAGCGGGCGATTTATTTACTCGGATCAGAAGATCAGGGTTTACCGCAAAGTGTGCTCGACAAATGTCATTTTACGGTGAAATTGCCGGGGAATTCGTCACTGAATGTAGCTGTGACCGGAAGTATTGTGCTACACGACAGAGTAGCGAAGAATCCGATTGAACTTCCAGAAAACCATAAAGGTTAG
- a CDS encoding 30S ribosomal protein S6--L-glutamate ligase, with amino-acid sequence MKIAILSRNTDLYSTRRLVEAAEKRGHEAHVVDHLRCNIEIEQKGPSLYYGSEYLTGFNAVIPRIGASVTFYGTAVVRQFEMMNVFSVVSSRGIVHSRDKLRCLQVLSKEGIGLPKTVFTNYSRNVEHVVESAGGAPVVLKLLEGTQGLGVVLAENQNAAQSVLEAFNGLRARVIVQEFIHEAKGADIRAFVVDGEVVGAMKRQGKEGEFRSNLHRGGSAMQIELTEEEKSTAIRSAQAVGLGVAGVDMLQSERGPLVLEVNSSPGLEGIERATGVDIAGKIIQYIEKNVNV; translated from the coding sequence ATGAAAATCGCCATCCTGTCACGCAACACAGATTTGTATTCAACCCGAAGATTGGTTGAAGCAGCCGAAAAGCGTGGCCACGAAGCCCATGTGGTTGACCATCTTCGCTGCAATATCGAGATCGAACAAAAAGGTCCGTCGCTGTATTACGGCTCGGAATATCTTACCGGATTTAATGCGGTGATTCCCCGTATCGGAGCTTCAGTCACATTTTACGGAACGGCAGTGGTGCGCCAGTTCGAAATGATGAATGTGTTTTCGGTCGTGAGTTCGCGCGGTATTGTGCATTCCCGCGACAAACTGCGATGCCTGCAGGTGCTTTCAAAAGAAGGAATCGGTTTACCGAAAACGGTTTTCACCAACTATTCGCGCAATGTAGAACACGTTGTTGAATCGGCCGGTGGTGCACCTGTTGTGTTGAAATTACTGGAAGGAACACAAGGATTGGGCGTTGTATTGGCTGAAAATCAGAATGCCGCACAGTCGGTATTGGAAGCTTTCAACGGTTTGCGCGCCCGCGTAATTGTTCAGGAATTCATTCACGAAGCCAAAGGAGCCGATATTCGTGCTTTTGTGGTAGACGGCGAAGTAGTAGGAGCGATGAAACGCCAGGGAAAAGAAGGAGAATTCCGCTCGAATCTGCATCGTGGTGGTTCCGCTATGCAAATCGAATTGACCGAAGAAGAAAAATCAACTGCCATTCGTTCTGCACAAGCTGTAGGATTGGGAGTTGCGGGTGTCGATATGCTACAATCCGAAAGAGGGCCGCTGGTATTGGAAGTGAATTCTTCTCCAGGTTTGGAAGGCATTGAACGCGCTACAGGCGTAGACATCGCCGGAAAAATTATTCAATACATCGAAAAGAACGTAAACGTGTAA
- a CDS encoding succinylglutamate desuccinylase, whose amino-acid sequence MAKRFFILGTEILPGKGAELSMNVAKLHTNTPIQVPVIVQRAEKDGPVLLLMAGMHGDEINGMEIIRRVIRKGWNKPSTGTIICIPVFNVFGYLNVKRELPDGRDLNRSFPGTKSGSLASQFAYQFMKEIAPNIDLAIDFHTGAAQRSNIAQIRCLKTDEVSMELANVFSPPFIVHSAYISKSIREALNKRGKKILLFEGGKANSIDEKIVEEGLAGIQRVLVHLGMRTFKMVELQDRNPILITSSKWLRAPHSGVFQAIVKNGDEVEVGTVLGIVCDPYGEIERKVKSTMKGFIICVNEAPLVNKGDAVFHIGVATNA is encoded by the coding sequence ATGGCAAAGCGATTTTTCATTTTAGGCACAGAAATCCTACCCGGAAAAGGTGCGGAACTAAGCATGAATGTTGCAAAATTGCATACCAACACACCAATTCAGGTTCCTGTTATTGTGCAGCGCGCCGAAAAGGATGGACCTGTTTTGTTACTTATGGCCGGTATGCACGGCGATGAGATCAACGGCATGGAAATCATTCGCCGCGTGATCCGCAAGGGTTGGAACAAACCGAGTACCGGAACGATTATTTGTATTCCGGTGTTTAATGTGTTCGGTTATCTGAATGTGAAACGCGAATTGCCCGATGGGCGGGATCTCAACCGAAGTTTCCCAGGAACAAAAAGCGGTTCGCTGGCCAGCCAGTTTGCCTATCAGTTCATGAAAGAAATTGCGCCGAATATCGACCTGGCAATCGACTTTCATACCGGAGCGGCACAGCGCAGCAACATTGCCCAAATCCGTTGTTTGAAAACGGATGAAGTAAGCATGGAACTTGCCAATGTATTTAGTCCGCCGTTTATCGTGCACTCGGCTTATATCAGCAAATCCATTCGTGAAGCGTTAAATAAACGTGGCAAAAAAATTCTGTTGTTTGAAGGCGGAAAAGCCAATTCAATCGACGAGAAAATTGTGGAAGAAGGCTTGGCCGGAATTCAGCGCGTATTGGTTCATTTAGGCATGCGTACTTTTAAAATGGTGGAATTACAAGACCGGAATCCCATTCTCATTACCTCCTCAAAATGGCTGAGAGCTCCGCACTCGGGGGTTTTTCAGGCAATTGTTAAAAATGGCGACGAAGTAGAGGTTGGAACTGTTTTGGGAATTGTCTGCGACCCATACGGTGAAATTGAACGGAAGGTAAAATCAACCATGAAAGGATTTATCATTTGCGTGAATGAAGCTCCGCTGGTGAATAAAGGAGATGCGGTTTTTCATATCGGCGTAGCTACAAATGCTTAA
- a CDS encoding 50S ribosomal protein L19, with the protein MDFIRELQKELVEVREFPAFGAGDTVTVSYKIKEGNKERIQQFQGVVLQRRGSGSTETFTVRKMSGNVGVERIFPITSPFIDAIVVNKHGAVRRARIFYFRERTGKSARIKEKRRFVR; encoded by the coding sequence ATGGATTTTATAAGAGAGCTTCAAAAAGAATTAGTAGAAGTAAGAGAGTTTCCAGCATTTGGTGCCGGAGATACAGTTACTGTGTCTTACAAAATTAAAGAGGGAAACAAAGAGCGTATTCAGCAGTTTCAAGGTGTTGTATTGCAACGTCGCGGTTCTGGTTCAACGGAAACATTTACGGTTCGTAAAATGTCAGGAAACGTAGGTGTAGAGCGTATCTTCCCTATTACTTCTCCGTTTATCGACGCAATCGTAGTGAACAAACACGGTGCTGTTCGTCGTGCTCGTATTTTCTACTTCCGTGAGCGTACAGGTAAATCTGCCCGTATCAAGGAAAAAAGAAGATTCGTTCGTTAA